The Glandiceps talaboti chromosome 9, keGlaTala1.1, whole genome shotgun sequence genome window below encodes:
- the LOC144440261 gene encoding protein C-ets-1-like isoform X1, protein MKVESMYSLSEAGGDAAKPRKIEKAFAGELAAEVDRLNSMLGGSDFYTYHESAQQVVPTGLELPDEIIDMHPQVPPTPRTKALVNACVTESFKSFHKEQERQGIPADPRSWDESHVISWLLWAIRDFCLEGVVVAQFAMKGHDLCCMPKEEFLSRAPPFAGDILWEHLDMLQKESDRMSAMSMSSTVSTVTTSTTTSVPLDQVPPSFYEATCMPDFDDFLSKGYSNPQQPKAVPVSSAPPTTNYSDSIYPSITESLQTLNDVNAEELLNIKQEDTSSDYYSQEPSPCSSYSDNQNLDFYGSMILEHQPQPNVTFQGKSLNTTNFGRLDVSLDGSFNGSYQQVPLSKAEPDLSSSYNSTMSLPRSDSPATSTSSQDIPSNPVIQAAVLAGYSGSGPIQLWQFLLEMLTDKACQHLISWTGDGWEFKLSDPDEVARRWGKRKNKPKMNYEKLSRGLRYYYDKNIIHKTSGKRYVYRFVCDLQSLLGYTPEEIHQMVGIRPLDKDDE, encoded by the exons ATGAAGGTGGAAAGCATGTACAGTCTATCAGAAGCTGGTGGAGACGCCGCTAAACCCCGCAAGATTGAAAAG GCTTTTGCTGGTGAGCTTGCTGCCGAAGTGGATAGACTAAACAGTATGCTAGGAGGCAGTGATTTCTACACTTACCACGAATCTGCTCAACAAGTTGTACCAACAGGACTAGAGTTGCCTGACGAGATAATCG ATATGCATCCACAAGTTCCACCAACACCAAGAACCAAAGCTTTGGTCAATGCTTGTGTTACAGAAAGTTTCAAAAGTTTCCACAAAGAACAAGAACGTCAAGGAATCCCAGCAG ATCCAAGGAGCTGGGATGAAAGTCATGTGATCAGCTGGTTATTATGGGCTATCAGAGACTTCTGTTTGGAGGGAGTAGTAGTTGCACAGTTTGCAATGAAAGGTCATGACCTCTGCTGTATGCCAAAGGAAGAGTTTCTATCAAGAGCGCCCCCATTTGCCGGAGATATCCTGTGGGAACATTTGGACATGCTTCAgaaag AAAGTGACAGAATGTCAGCTATGTCAATGTCGAGCACTGTATCTACAGTAACCACCAGCACAACCACCAGTGTACCACTAGATCAAGTACCACCAAGTTTCTATGAAGCCACTTGTATGCCAGACTTTGATGACTTTTTGTCAAAAG GATACAGCAACCCACAGCAACCTAAAGCAGTTCCTGTATCCAGTGCTCCACCAACAACCAATTACAGCGattctatctatccatccattaCTGAATCACTGCAAACGCTTAACGATGTCAACGCTGAGGAACTACTGAACATCAAACAAGAAGACACTAGTTCAGATTATTACAGCCAAGAACCATCACCTTGTTCAAGCTATAGTGACAATCAAAACTTGGATTTCTATGGATCTATGATTCTGGAACACCAACCACAACCCAACGTCACATTCCAAGGAAAAAGTCTTAATACAA CAAACTTTGGTCGTCTTGATGTCTCGCTAGACGGGAGTTTCAACGGTAGTTATCAACAAGTTCCTCTCTCCAAAGCTGAACCAGATCTGTCCAGTAGTTACAATAGTACAATGAGTCTTCCAAGATCAGACTCCCCAGCTACAAGTACATCAAGTCAAGATATCCCTTCAAACCCTGTCATTCAAGCAGCTGTTCTTGCAGGCTACTCAG GTAGCGGACCTATTCAATTGTGGCAATTTTTGCTTGAAATGCTGACAGACAAAGCCTGCCAACATCTGATCAGTTGGACTGGAGATGGATGGGAATTCAAACTCTCAGACCCTGATGAGGTTGCACGTCGCTGGGGCAAACGTAAGAACAAACCAAAGATGAACTACGAAAAACTCAGCCGTGGACTCCGTTATTACTATGACAAAAACATCATCCACAAGACATCTGGAAAACGCTATGTGTACAGGTTTGTCTGCGATCTTCAAAGTCTTCTCGGATACACCCCAGAAGAAATCCACCAGATGGTTGGCATCAGACCTCTCGACAAAGATGACGAGTAA
- the LOC144440261 gene encoding protein c-ets-1-A-like isoform X2: protein MVLHWDNPSWQTYHVYYTKPSTSSCIDKCNSWINTQDMHPQVPPTPRTKALVNACVTESFKSFHKEQERQGIPADPRSWDESHVISWLLWAIRDFCLEGVVVAQFAMKGHDLCCMPKEEFLSRAPPFAGDILWEHLDMLQKESDRMSAMSMSSTVSTVTTSTTTSVPLDQVPPSFYEATCMPDFDDFLSKGYSNPQQPKAVPVSSAPPTTNYSDSIYPSITESLQTLNDVNAEELLNIKQEDTSSDYYSQEPSPCSSYSDNQNLDFYGSMILEHQPQPNVTFQGKSLNTTNFGRLDVSLDGSFNGSYQQVPLSKAEPDLSSSYNSTMSLPRSDSPATSTSSQDIPSNPVIQAAVLAGYSGSGPIQLWQFLLEMLTDKACQHLISWTGDGWEFKLSDPDEVARRWGKRKNKPKMNYEKLSRGLRYYYDKNIIHKTSGKRYVYRFVCDLQSLLGYTPEEIHQMVGIRPLDKDDE from the exons ATGGTTCTCCACTGGGATAACCCATCTTGGCAAACCTACCATGTTTACTATACTAAACCAAGTACATCATCTTGTATAGACAAGTGTAATTCTTGGATTAATACACAGG ATATGCATCCACAAGTTCCACCAACACCAAGAACCAAAGCTTTGGTCAATGCTTGTGTTACAGAAAGTTTCAAAAGTTTCCACAAAGAACAAGAACGTCAAGGAATCCCAGCAG ATCCAAGGAGCTGGGATGAAAGTCATGTGATCAGCTGGTTATTATGGGCTATCAGAGACTTCTGTTTGGAGGGAGTAGTAGTTGCACAGTTTGCAATGAAAGGTCATGACCTCTGCTGTATGCCAAAGGAAGAGTTTCTATCAAGAGCGCCCCCATTTGCCGGAGATATCCTGTGGGAACATTTGGACATGCTTCAgaaag AAAGTGACAGAATGTCAGCTATGTCAATGTCGAGCACTGTATCTACAGTAACCACCAGCACAACCACCAGTGTACCACTAGATCAAGTACCACCAAGTTTCTATGAAGCCACTTGTATGCCAGACTTTGATGACTTTTTGTCAAAAG GATACAGCAACCCACAGCAACCTAAAGCAGTTCCTGTATCCAGTGCTCCACCAACAACCAATTACAGCGattctatctatccatccattaCTGAATCACTGCAAACGCTTAACGATGTCAACGCTGAGGAACTACTGAACATCAAACAAGAAGACACTAGTTCAGATTATTACAGCCAAGAACCATCACCTTGTTCAAGCTATAGTGACAATCAAAACTTGGATTTCTATGGATCTATGATTCTGGAACACCAACCACAACCCAACGTCACATTCCAAGGAAAAAGTCTTAATACAA CAAACTTTGGTCGTCTTGATGTCTCGCTAGACGGGAGTTTCAACGGTAGTTATCAACAAGTTCCTCTCTCCAAAGCTGAACCAGATCTGTCCAGTAGTTACAATAGTACAATGAGTCTTCCAAGATCAGACTCCCCAGCTACAAGTACATCAAGTCAAGATATCCCTTCAAACCCTGTCATTCAAGCAGCTGTTCTTGCAGGCTACTCAG GTAGCGGACCTATTCAATTGTGGCAATTTTTGCTTGAAATGCTGACAGACAAAGCCTGCCAACATCTGATCAGTTGGACTGGAGATGGATGGGAATTCAAACTCTCAGACCCTGATGAGGTTGCACGTCGCTGGGGCAAACGTAAGAACAAACCAAAGATGAACTACGAAAAACTCAGCCGTGGACTCCGTTATTACTATGACAAAAACATCATCCACAAGACATCTGGAAAACGCTATGTGTACAGGTTTGTCTGCGATCTTCAAAGTCTTCTCGGATACACCCCAGAAGAAATCCACCAGATGGTTGGCATCAGACCTCTCGACAAAGATGACGAGTAA